The genomic DNA GTCGTCGCTTGCCTATTGCCTTCCTAAGCAAAACGGCAAACCCAACTTATGCCTTAACCCACCCAAGGTTCGTCGAATTTATACAATCTTAAGAGTCTCCCACAGACCTTTATATTTCTCTTTAAACTGCACCGTTACTCTTCATCTTCAACCTCCAGATTTCATACCCCCAAAGAAGGACAACAAagccctctcctctctctctctctctctctctttctctgcgTCTCTGTTGTTTCTCTCCGGCTGCGTTCTCCTCCATGGCCGGCCTGTGGGGACAGAGCTTTCACCACGTGGGAACCGACCCGTCCATCAGCAGAAGCACCTCATTGGCTAGGAGTACTAGCAGTGGGTCCTACTGCAACAGCTACATGGAGCAGGGAAGCAGCAACTACACGTTGATGGAGAAGAGGCAGCTTTTTCTCAGAAGCTACCAGTTCAGCAGGAAGAAGAGCCTGACGGAGAGGATAAAAGGGTCTTTTTGCAAAGTCAAGAGGGTGATATGCCTCCGGCTGAGGTCGGCGAGGAAGCTCCGGAAGTTGGTTTGTTTCAGGCTCAGATATGGCGGTTCTTACCGGAGAAGAAGACTCTGCCGTCTGCTGAATAATTACCGTCATACCCGCAAATGCGATAAGTCCTATTGCTTCTGGTAGGGAGTACTCGAACCTCGTGTCAATGTCTaattcttctctctccctctgtttTCGGGTTTCTTGTACTTATCTTTtagccatctccaatcgaaattaaatattttctgACTCTTTTCTGCACCGATTGGGTCGGAATGAGTGTATGAGGTTAAAAGAGGAGTGCTAAAATTACTTAGTCTTacaatttcttttgtttatatgtaatttcaaagaaaaaaaagtggtGCTTGAACTTGAAAGCATTAGAATTTGTGGTATTAGATTCACACCCCACAATTGATCTTGTTTCcaagagttaaaaaaaaaaaaaaaaaaaagagttgtatACATGATGAATTCCTGTtggatttattttgtgatacttgttgttaattttagttAGGGTTTTTGCTCTCACTGTAAAAAAGAGGAAGgaggaaggggggggggggggggggggggggggggttgagtGGGGTGGGGATAAGGTAGGGAAGATTTAAAATGGTGGGTTTTAGTATTTTTGGGTGATTTATATTTAAGATTTAGTATTTTTGGGTGATTTATATTTATGTCTTAAAACTTGTTCATAGTGTAGTTAAACTGTGTTTTTATATCGTTGAAATTGTTGATATTAGAGTTGTCGATTATCGATTGGTATGATTGTCGATATATCACCAtcactataaaataaaataaaataaactgtGTTTCTAATTGTTATGAGAATCCCGAAATAATAATTTGCATGATGAGATTGAGAATCTCAGAGTATAATGTAATGGAGGCCACCATCCGGCTTGGGGTTTGGTTTCTAGGTTACGCAGAGTTTGAGGTCGATTTTTGGAAGAGGTAAATGGAAACCGATGTGGAAATCTATCAAGTTCAAAGTTTGAGAACTTTGAGTATCAAGGGAGTTGCAAACCCAAAGAAAAGTCAAACAGTTCAAAGATCCAAGTTTGAATGAAAGAGATGAAGCAATAAGTCAGTATTGTGGGAAGTGTGACTTTTGCACTTTGCATGCTGTTACAGTTGAAATTGATCACACAACTATATTGCTTTTacttctcttcctttttttctctcttagtGGTTCGCTTTGCTGGCAGGATTTCCTCTAGTGCGGGATAAATCCTGCGCTACAATTACGGGTTATGAGTAGTTGGTCGATATTCCGCTCATATCTCGCGTTGGAGAACTTGTGTTAAGTAGTACTACAGGTCTACAATACAGTTTTGATTCATGGGGCATTGGTATTTTCATCCGTCACCAAAAATTATAGGTAGGATAATGAGACCAAATAAAAGAGTCAATAAAAACTACATGCCACTGAATTAAGTGTTCTATAAGTTAGACTGGCCGTCTTATTAAATTTCACCTCGTCTGATTTAACTCTTTGTTTACTACGCATATGCGGATTAGGGTACTGTGTATCTCGCTTGCACCATCGTTTAAGTCTTGTTTTATAAATCAGAGTAGTTTATAACagaataatgttagagatacCATATTCTATAGACCGCATGATGTAACGGttgatatttgaatttatttttaaattggtaaaaataaaatctaactATCAACCatgtaatttacaaaatatgttcTAAACCCTACTTTAAATCTAATATTTTACTCCATTATAAATTACTACCAAAATAAGGTGGCATGGTGGAGCAAGCAGAAAGCTCTGGtcatttatataaatataatcacATGCCTAATGGCTTCATATGGAATCAACGTCAAGGTATAGGTGGAAATCTATGAATATAAAAATGAAGGGGCAAGATTAATCAATATTTTGTTACATTCTGCAGTATCGGGACAGATGTATAAAAGGGCTTTTCCTTTAGTGTTCATCTTTAATTCAACTTTTTAATGGATTCGCtgggaaggaggaggaagaataTTTCATTTCATGTGCTGACAGAGACAGATACAATTACTTGGGATGAAAATTTAAGAGCGAGAGAAGAGAAACTTGGATAAGATAGTTTTCACATCAGATAAGGATTTTCTTAAAATCAAGTGTTAGAATTGGACGCgaccaaaatacaaaataacATAATATGACAGTATGGCCAGATCAATCATGTATCCAAATTGCCTTACTCAAGTTTTCATGAACAACTCATCATCAAGATGTATGTAGTCAGTTGACATTTCACAAAAATTAGGCGAGAAAAGGAGATACGAGCCTGTACAGATAGATACCAGCATTAGAGATGTTTAATCTAGTGTAAATTAACAgtatttgattaattatttcATACATTTGTCTAAAATTTACGGAAAAAAGATGAATCACGTTTTGTTGCATGTGTTTCCTGATCAAGAAAAAATGGTTCCTTGAGAAATGGAGGATGAAATGGCAATCGCTGGAAAAGAAACATGTACGATATATATTATACTAATGTTTTGGCTTCCAAAGTCAACCAgatttagacctggtttggtactgaggtgattctgaaaaaagctggtataaaaaaagctgggagctgtttttgtgtttggtaaacattcagcttcagctttttttcacagttttgggtgaaaaaaaagccaaaaacaagaagctgcaaaacccagctttgaaaatctgcttttttcacatctgttttacataaaagtttaccaaacactataatactgtttttttttttttcaaaagcacttttacaaaaaagtttaccaaacattctgctgctttatttcacagccgcttattctcacagcacagcagaatcagttttttttcaaagcacagcaataccaaaccagcccttaaagAACTGGCTGCATGGTAACGGTGACACGGAATTTTTTGGATACTTTGAAGTATTGGatattcaaatattttaattgttaaacttttgtttaaaaatataaaaattaaatttaatggttAAAAGATCTTAGTCTGGAgcacccaaattttttttacgcATATACTtgctaataaaaataaataaaaaataagatcGTGTTGAAAACTTTGTTTATAATTATTCTAGATTGGATCTAGCCAAACTGCAGTGGTAAGAGGAAAACTTTGTTTAACATTTGCCATGGGGCAGATTTTGTAGTAATCATAGGGGTGGGCtataattttctgtttttcataTATTACGTGCGAATGGCTAACTAGACTTTCTTGAATGTTTTGAAATATCTAATATTATAAGtattttaaccgttaaatctttaTTTTAAAACTAACActaagtttttggtttttcaaaaaCCCGCACGCCGTGTTACAACAGTAACTTTAATTTAAGGTTGGTTCCGCCCTTGAGATAATTGAATAGATTAATTCAGGCTATCAACCTAAAAGCTAGAACATGATAGAAATTAGAAAGCTTTCACTTTTGGGTGaataatttttggttttggcagttATATCATGGTAACAGAGAGACCATAAAGCCACTCAGCAACTGGTATCGTATTATGAGAGAGACCAAGTGCCTAATTGTTTTCTCATCTAAAATGTGCACAACTAAAATTCGAGGAAAGAAGTGTTTGATTGGTTTCAAGGATCATGTGATTAGATAGATGCTGAGGCAGAACTTATCACTTTTCTTTGTGCTTTCTTAGAGCACTTTTCACCCGTTTTGCAAGAGCATGCCATCGACAATTACTATTCACTCTAAAAAGTAATTGTCTTTGTGTAACTCCAAGCATTTATCATTGCCATGAGATTACtattcataaatatatatatatagttggtCTTATCCTCTACGTGTTGTTATCGCCTTAGATTTCGGCCAAGATTTTTAACCACTTTCACCGCATCAAGTGTCAATATCCATTAATAATATCcactcaaatttttttgtaagatTTTTGACCATTCACGTCGCCCCCACATATCCTTATCCGATCTTTTAATTTCCTCATATTTCTTCATAAAACCATTCAACCCACCAAATGTACACACACCAATCACCTCTATCCTCCGTACTCATCTCCAttcatagatttttttttaaagggagttttaacgaaacactcataatattgttcacttttaacattaaggacatttttactctaaaaagtcactattggtactattcacttacaaaaaaaatttgtccttttggttaaaactcaaaattttcaatccattttcattagttttccttttttttaaagGATAGTTCTTTCAACAATGTCTAACATGAGGAGATTGCTAGAGAGCCAAGAGCAAGAAATTGGATTCGCCTGAGAACCGAGGGAGAGGTTGTGGAGAAGTATTCGGAGGATGATTATAGTCCTTGCTGCGGATCCTTCCCTTAAACTATCACGTCTTTATTTCAGATAATCATAAAATTCTTAGGATCCTTCCCTTAAATTCTGTCAAATTTAAGCCAAGGAATTGATGGCCCAACCAAATTTTGGGCTGTTCATACAACCTGAACCAGCCTCTCTCAGTAGGCACAAAATGCAATTGGGTCCAGGTTTCCAAGCCAGCTCAAAATAAAGTgcacaaaaatacaaaataatcttcatagagctcgtttagaaataattttaaaatgattgaaaacgtttttggaAAATTTGATTTTGGAAGAAGCAACATATATGCGTAAAATGTTTTCCAGGATTCACTtagatttttactaagaattgatttcaaaaataatttcactaaaaacattttcagtaattttaaaagtatttctaaacgagtttttaattaaagaaaagctGCCAATTCCCACCCActcattttcttcaatttcggaCTGATTAGACCAACAGATCATAGCCTTGACTAGATTATGGACTCATTAGTGTAAGATAATTAAACAAAACATCTAAATCAGCTTTTACTTAAATATCACAACTGCAAACCTCACTTTCTCTAGCAAATGATTGGTTTTGATTTGCAACCCTAACATGGACATCAATCATTTGCACATGCCACTAATATTCCCAATTCTTCTGCTGCATTAATAAACTCAAGGGAGCAAGAGAGAGCTGCACTGCGGTGGTTATGTCTTTGGTGGTAGCCATGTGTTTAAATGCAGAGTATACTGAGCTAGAATATGAATGGCATCAAATGTGTCATAGGGAATCTCAATGTTGCAATTTATTCAACCTGAACCTCTTTCTATTATTATTTGTTGAGTAACCGACCAGTGCAGACTCACAACTAAGTCCGATTCAACGTTAATATTGTTTCCAACTTAATCGTAGAGTTCAAATtattgagagttgtcccacatcgatatgggacaactctcaacacgtcCCCGCACGTGTAGcagattttcaagcctacacatcgatggtggaacctcaactttcatCACAAATATTTAGAGTGAGACTATGCACAATGATTCCATCGAGATGgagtttcatgatttataaCGATCTACACAAATCATTGTGGACTCACTAATGAGTTTGATTGAGTCCCGATATAGTCCCCAACTTAACCTTAGATCCAATACCAAGTGCGTAACTGCGCCTATTGAAGCCATGTGTGATGAGGTTCATGACTTACATCGAGCTACAAAAATTAGTTTGACTCACTACTAGGTCTAATTCAACACCGGTATTATCTATAACTTAACTGTCCAAGTTGAATATTATTGTGAAATTACACCCAATGAACCAATCAAAGTGTAAATCCATGATTTGTATCGAGCCCCACAACTCCAACAACCACTATATGtttaaaacaacattaaaaCAAGATTCTGTATCTCCATTTAGCCCCCACTAGCTCTTCCCCTTTATATAAGGCACAAGAGTACTAGAAGTCCTAGAACAATCTCACCCTTTTATACATTCACATCGCTCTATCTTCTTTGTCCCTCTCAGTGTTGATGGGTTTCCAAGACATTGTTGGGGGAAGGCTGGGATGCAACTATCAGAAGCTAACCAAGAGCAATGAGAAGTTGGGAAGGCCAGGAAGGCAACAATGGGTGAAGAAAATGAATGGAAGGCTAAAGGGTTTTCGGTTATCGCGCTCTCGGAAGCTTACTCTGAAGATTTTTTCTGTGGTTGTATGGACAAGCAGGCTTTCAAGGATATGCAGTGACACTGCGAACAGAATGAAGGTTGATGGAGCTTATCCAACCATTATCTTCTCCACTCAATGGGGGCTTCCAGTTCTATCCCATCCTTCTGTTAGGAGCTGCAGCATCAAATATTGCAGTCCTAATATTGCATCAATTAGGAACTGTATCAAATAGCATGATGCCTTCATTGATGTTATTTTATATCTCTATCtcagtttatattttttttcttgtttgtttctCACATAATTAAACTTTTACCCTCCAGCAAACAGAATTTGCAGTAGGTGAATTGAGCATTGTGCACAATTGTCCTGCAAATCTTCCATTTGATGTGGAGGAATTTTTGCGTAATCCTTTGGTGCCTCGAATTGATTTGGATTGGATAACTCACTATATTAATTATGATAAGTTGAAGGAATAAACGAAGAAATTTTGTCCAACTTAAAGGTCGAAGATGAATTACTTATGAAGGAAACTAATCGTTTTTAATTTCCACAAAATGGTAAGCTTAGAAGAATACGTTTCTTTCATGTCTGTTTTTCCACTTCCAACTTTATGTTACACATGAAGAATAGGCATCAGGGAATTTCCGGGTAATTTTGTTTATAATCAGTAAAATGTTACAATATTCCCAATATATAAATAACATTTATGCAAATGAGATTATCAACATATTTTCATAAGAATTACACAAGTGAAAATAGATAAAAAGCACCGATATGACAATTACATGTAAAGGCAAAGGTGGACTTTGAATATGACAGGAACAGactatatatatgttaaaagaaGATGACACATGCAACCTAATTGGCCCCTTTAATTATGTGATCTCTTTCTTGTAGTTATTACAATTTTAGGTGGCACTTATGGAGACAGCATACGAGAGAGATGAACTTCCATGCACCTATACGATGCCACAAAAGTGGTTTTTTAAACTAATTACGCattgttttgtaaaaaaattaaaaaacagaacaacaaataaatttcaGATATGACATATACAGCATCCCAAGCATATGTAAGTTTCTCTCCGACTTCTAATGCACAAGACTACAATCAGCACTGGAATTGGGAGGGAGTCCAGTCCACCAAAGCTACCTGCTTTTGGGTGCAAAGCCAGGGATGAACAGACAATAAGACTCCTTGAGGCTGAAATTTGGGATGCGAAAGTGCCTTGCCACGTCGAACTTTGATCCCATCTTATTCTGCCCCTTCTTCACCAGCCGCCATAGTCGCGGCGGCGTAAGGTTTTCCTCACACGTCTCCGGTTCCTCCTTAATAATTGCTAGCTTGCTCTTGAGTATTTCCTCTGTGTCCTTCCAGGAGTCAGTCCGGAAATATTTCCGACTCATGCACGGCACTGCCCCCCACATTTTTTGATATGCCCTCCTCATTTCAAGTTGAGTTCATCACCTGTAACCCTCCGTTTGGACGTAACCCTCCGTTTGGACGAGGAAAGTAAACTTGGACCATAAACAATGCTCTTCTCCTCGCCtatatataaagagagagatagatgtTGGGTGTAagaagagggagggagggagggtttAAGAAAGTGGGTTAGGGTTGTGGTATTAGTTGGAAAGCTAGGAAATGGAAAGGGGAGGGAGAAAAAAGGCATAACCTTCCCTCTCTTTACAGCGATGATTCAATCATACTGATCAGCTTTTGTTTGATAATCTTTTTAAACCTACCAAACTTTTATTCTATTTGAAACATCATGAAATATGTTTTCTACTTTCGAAGTTTACATATCTTGAAAAAAGGATCGATGCATGGGGTCTCGACATGTCTGCTACGTACAACTTTCATGGTTTCCTGGAATTATCAAACTGTTAACTGATGTGGCACCTTGCGAATAATAATGATAGAGAGTAGAGACTCTTATATCTGTATTAGCATAGTTGATCATGCTAGTATGCTCGTTCCTTTGCATCAGAGATCGAATTGTATATCTCAATGCTAGTTGATCATGATAGTATGTTCATTATCTTATACAGagatcaaattttctttttttataaattagaaTAGTTTAACATATCGCGTTTGAAATATATACACTGCAGGAAAATTAATTAGTTCATAATAAAATTGCTTAATTAATTCAAGGATGTGCTAATCTCGATTAatattgttttagaaaattGAGAAGCCCTTTGCCATGATTTCATTGACCATGATTTGCAGGTGAGAAGGGCTCCATGTTTTTCCCCATCCCTCCAGTTTACAGACTCTTTTTTTCCCCTtccagtttttattttatttcagctttactctttattgtttttcttagggtaaattacactttcatacttcaAATTTGGAGTctgtttcaatttcttacaacatttttaaaacatttcacttttatacctcacgtattattttatttcaaaataatacctccgttacatttttgaTCCATTGGTCTGTTAAATACTGACGTGGCcgccacatttgtgccacgtggctaccacatttgtgccatgtggataaaaaataattttttatgcatttaaaaataattaattaaaaaaaaaaaaacccagaacccATCCCTTCCCTTTCCCCGCAACTTCCATCCCTTTCTTCGACAATCTCCAGCTTCTCGTCTCCGGCCTCCACCTTCTTCCAACACCATCAGGACCACCAATACTACAATGAGCAGatccacaaccaccaccaccaccgatCAGCGTCCATCCGGCCTCCTCCTTGAACATCTTCACCACCGATCAGCTATGGGTTTTCAGAAGGAGTACTTAGATGTTGTGCTGGTCCCGTTCGGACTGCTGATCATGCTAATCTAGCACCTCTTCCTCCTCTACGAATACATCAATCACCCTCTCTCCATTGCCATTGGATCTGAAAACATTGACAAGAAAATTTTGGGTTGGAAAAATCTTGCAGGTAAGTTTCAAATCCAGAAACCCAATTCTCAAAATCCTCTTCCACATGTAAAAATCCTGTCTTTTGGTGTTGAGATTCCTGCTAATAACTAATTTGGGGAAACCAATAACCATGGATGGAGTGTTGGTGAAAGAGGAGGAGGTTGTGACATGCACTGTCGGCTAATCGTCTTCGTCGTCCTCAAGCTTCTCGCCGCAGCCAATAGAGGGGCTGCACGAGGTGGGTCTGCCGCCGTTTCTCACGAAGACGTTTGAAATGGTGGAGGATCCTTCCACGGACGCCATTGTTTCCTGGAGCAAAGCTCGCAACAGCTTCGTTGTGTGGGACTATCACAAGTTCTCCGCCACAGCTTCGTATATGATTCATATTTTGTACTTACATATTGTGTGGGACCTCATATTTGGTCCTAGTGGTGTTGGAAGAAGGCGGAGGCCGGAGACGAGAAGCTGGAGATTATCGAAGAAAGGGGTGGGCATTGCGGGGAAGGGGAAGAGATGGGTTCTAGgttatttttattcatttatttatttttataattaattatttttaaatgcataaaaaattattttttagccacgtggcacaaatgtggcagccacgtcagtaTTTAACAGACCATGGAAAATCTAATGGAGGTAttgttttgaaataaaatagtacatgAGGTATGGAGGTAttgttttgaaataaaatagtacatgtggtatgaaagtaaaatgttttaaagatttagtaagaaattgaaataaaccCCAAATCTGAAGAATAAAAATGTAatctacttttttttcttactaattATAATTTCATGTCAGGCTCCAAGTCATCTAGTGATTAAAGATCTCCACATCACTCTTATAaagtctaaaaatttaaataaagtataaaaatgtttgttaaaatatttttcctttaatcctaaatccatatatatatatatatatatatatatacacacacacgatTTCAAGCACTCATCTAATTTTGTCCAACTGTCATGCCTCAAGGCTGACCAAACCTTATACGATTTGTATTAAAAGTCTTTTATAGTCTTTCatttaaaaaagagaaatgttaatGAGATTCTCTTAAAGTGAAACTCTTCATAAACTGTCTTTTACTTtatagtttaacgttaattttcatGTCAATATCATAGAATATTGTGTTAAAAATGTGAGAAGGTAGAGAGTCTATAGAGCATCCTTAGcatttcttctaaaaaaaaatatggagaggatccaaatctaGCTGACTAGAGGCTCGCCAATTTAAGGCTAGTTTGACAAGtgttttgaaataaataaaagcatttttaaataattgaaagcgGTGACCAAGAAATTTGGCAATCTCCATACGTGTTTGGGAcattaatcaatataaaaattaaaaactaatcacattCAAAATTATGTCATGATGTTTCACGTAATAGTAATGTAAAGGGaggtcaaattttttaaactaaatttgtaaattaaatgaggTAGTTataaatgattggattattaattaagtgtcgattaaCGTGCTTGTTTCTTATAAATgacacgtcatatgatttgtaATTTGATCTTCCTAACACTACTCTTCACCGTATGGATTGTTACctttatttcatattttataaaataatgatGGACTTAAAAGTGTATACTCCTTTGGATATCTCTTATCTCCATATCAAAACTTTTGGTAAGCTAATTGATAAATTCAATCATAGCTAGGGATGgcaattctaaccgttaaacccGTTAACCGTGGATAATCGCCtgaatggattggatttggatatgaaaattcgggtatggtttggatatggggaaaaatTGTTAActttattcggttatggttttggatatgattATAGGAGTACCCAATCCATATCCGTACCCAAATCCGATccgaatattatatatatatatatatatatatatatatattattttattcaattataCCTTTTGAAGTCTTGGAATCATGCCCACAACGTATTCAATTATTTCTATCTCTATAGtactaattcattatgcatgcatTAAACCCTATACTATAtttattatgcaccaaacattatacatggggcataccaacaacctcatcaattcaatactcttattgttatactcaaccaaattaattcattgaatcattttatatatcaattaacAAGTGTTCCAAGTTTATTAGATTCATCTCTCTTCAAGAGTCTCACTAAcaagaaattggtgcatgttGTAAGCTCAATAGGTaatctttcattctttttcatgttatttgattcatgcAAATTATCAATTAGCGTCAGTTTTTCAGTTTATTACATATGTTATGAGCCCATAGAATTAtgcaaaattaaatcaataattGTCTTCTTGTTTGTTGTCATATATTTAGTTTACATGTTTTATCTTCCCTTCGTATTTGtttttgtcctctttttcttttttattggaccAATTTATCATATTGGCTTATtatgaacaacttcaaatatatattgttatgttttttgtaattggatgtgGCTATTTAATGGCAAAATTAGTATCTACTAAAATTTATAGTGCGTC from Pyrus communis chromosome 17, drPyrComm1.1, whole genome shotgun sequence includes the following:
- the LOC137723554 gene encoding uncharacterized protein; translated protein: MAGLWGQSFHHVGTDPSISRSTSLARSTSSGSYCNSYMEQGSSNYTLMEKRQLFLRSYQFSRKKSLTERIKGSFCKVKRVICLRLRSARKLRKLVCFRLRYGGSYRRRRLCRLLNNYRHTRKCDKSYCFWLRRV